The Sphingosinicellaceae bacterium genome includes the window CAACGTTTTTGACGACGGCCGGTGATCTTGTTGAAGCACTTAAGTCGGAACGGGATCGGACGGCAGATCGGCTCGCATGGCTTGACCGACTTGTTGCTCAGGCATGAGGCTTGCTGCAGCGACCGTCTCCGTCCTGGGCAGCATCAATCTAGACGTAGTGTTTCGCGTAGCGCGATTGCCGCGCCGCGGCGAGACGCTCTCGGCATCGAGCATGATGCGGAACATGGGCGGGAAAGGTGCCAACCAGGCAGTCGCTGCAGCACGCGCCGGAGCGACGGTACGGATGTCCGGAGCGGTTGGCGATGATATCGAAGGCCGCATGCTGGTGCAAATGCTGCAGCAGGAGGGCATCGACTGCAGCGAAATCCGATATGTTGCCTCCGCTCCGACTGGCACCGCCTACATAGCCGTCGACGACCTCGGAGAGAACCACATCGTCGTTTCTGCCGGCGCGAACGCCGTTGGTGAAATGGAAGTGGTGACCGAAGCTCGCGTTCTCCTCGCTCAACTTGAGACGCCGCTCGCTTCCGTCGCGGCCTTTCTCTCTAATCGGCGAGCAGGCTCGGTCACCGTCCTGAATGCGGCGCCGTTCCACGGCGACGCGTTTGCCTTGCTCACACTCGCTGATATCGTCGTTCTGAACGAGATCGAACTTGCCGGGTACTGCCGCGAGCGGGACCCGCCACGATCGCCCCGGCACGCAGCCGAAATGGCCGTCACCATACTGAACGGGGACGATCAGCGTATCGTCGTCACTCTAGGCAAAGCGGGCTCGGTGACCGTCGATCGCCAAGGAGTGTCGTTCGCGTCAGCCGGCGTTGCGGACGTCGTCGATACGACAGGCGCCGGCGACTGCTTTTGTGGTTTTCTTGCCGCCGGTATGGCCGCCGAGAGGACGCTGGCTACATCGATCGCGGATGCACATCGAGCCGCTGCGATCTCGGTCGGGCGATCGGGTGCCGCATCGTCGATCCCGTTTTTCGGAGAGCTATCGGCGGCACGTTGGCCCGTTGCCTGATCATCGATTGCAAACCGGGCCGACGTTCACGTCCCGTGCAAGCGTCTGCGGTGTGCAAACGGCAGAGCGTTACGCCAGGTGCAGGCAATTCGCGGAGCGATCAAGGGCGTACCAGCGCGAACAGGCCGCTCTACGAGACCTTGATGGATAGGTTGTCGAGCGGACCAGCTCTTTACGCAGGTTAAATCCCGACCAGCCTGGCTTTGTGGTTGTTAGCATCAGGCCTAGGTCTGGAGACTAGGGGCCGATGATCACAGTGCCGAACGCGGCGATGCCGATGCTCGCGATGTGGGCACCTCCCGGCAATGCATCCTCCACGCAGTCAACTATGCTATTTAACGCGGTCGCCGGGTACGCATCCGGTGAGGGCCGCAGGGTCGCTGCGACACGCTCAGGCGGCTTGAGCGAGCGGCACGTCTGAGGTGTCGGGTCGCCAGTTCCACGGGAGCAGTTCGGCGAGGCGCTGCTGTGGGAGGTCGGCGATGCGGGCGAGGACATCGGCGAGCCACGCTTGCGGGTCGATATCGTTGAGCTTGGCGGTGACGATGAGCGAGTACATGAACGCAGCGCGCTGTCCGCCGCGGTCGGAGCCGGCGAACAGCCACGACTTCCTGCCGAGGGCGACACCGCGCAAGGCTCGTTCGGCGGCATTGTTGGTCAGGCAGATCCGTCCATCGGCAAGGAACCGGGTGAACGCGGGCCAGTCCTTGAGCATGTAGTTGATCGCCACCGCGACCGGATTATGCCGGGCAAGCGTCGCACGCTGCTGGCGCAGCCAGTGTTCGAGCTCGGTTACGATGGGCGTGACGAGTTCCTGACGCACGGCGAGCCGCCCTTCGGCGGTCTTGCCGCAGATCGCGCGTTCGATGTCGAAGATACGGTCGATCCGCGCCACCGCCTCGAGCGCCAATGGCGAGATCACCGGGGCAATGTCGGGCTTGCGCTTCACCTGGGTGGCGACGTCGGCGAGAACGAAGAACTTGCGCCGTGCGTGTGCCCAGCACAGCGCGCGGGTGACCTGCCCGGCTGAGCGCCCCGGCTTGAACAGCTCGTTGTACCCGGCATAGGCGTCGGCCTGCAGGATGCCGTTATAGTGGGCCAGATGATCACGCGGATGCTCACCGCGCCGGTCGCGCGAGTAGTGGAACAGCGCTGCTGGAGGGGCTGGGCCACCGAATGGCCGGTCATCGCGGATATAGGTCCAGATGCGACCGATGTCGGTCTTGACCTTGGCCAGCACGGGCACCGTGGTATCGTCGCCGTGCAGGCGCTCGGCGGCGAGGACGTGGGCCTCGATCAACCGATGCAGTGGTTTAAGCGCGGCGGTGCAGGCGCCGACCTGGTCGGCCAGCGTCGACAGGCTGAGATCGACACCTTCATGCGCATAACGGTCGCGTTGCCGGTTTAACGGCTGGTGCTGCCCGAACTTCTCGAACAACAGCATCGCCAGCATACTTGCGCCGAACAGCCCCCGCGGGGTGACGTGGAACGGTGCCGGCGGCTGGCTGACGCGCTCGCAGGCCCGGCAGGCGAAGCGCTCGCGCACCGTCTGGATGACCTTCCACCGGCGCGGGATCACCTCAAGGGTCTCGGTGACATCCTCGCCGAGCTTCGACAGGCGGTCCGAGCCGCAGCCGGCGCAGCAGGTCGGGCTCGGGATCACGACACGCTCGCGCGGCAGGTGCGCGGGCAGCGGTTGCCGCGACGGTAGGGCGCGGACGAACGCGGTGACGGTCGTGGTCTTCGCGGCAGCACGTGCGGCGGCGGCTTCGTCGGCAGCGGCGGTCGCCTCGGCCTCCTCGAACACCAGCTCCATCTGGTCGATCAATCGCCGGCTGCGCTCCGAACGCTGGCCGAACCGGTCGCGCTTGAGCATCGCGATCTGGAGCGCCTGAAGGGCGATGCGGGCCTCAAGGTCGGAGTTGATCGCGCGAGCGTTGGCGGCGTCGGCCCGGGCGACGGCGGCATCGCTTCGTGCCTCGTCAAGCGCCTGTCGGAGCGCAATAATATCGGCGGGAGACAACGCTTCCATCGCCCCACAACCTAGCAAAATCGCGAGGAACCGTGAAGCGTTTTGGCGTCGTCTGGCTTGGGAAAAGACCCTATCCCGCAGCGCTTGGCCGCCATGTATGCTGCGGGTTACGCCAGTCGATGCCCTCCAACATGCACGCCATCTGCGACGCCGAGATCGCGACGACACCGTCGGTCGCGGAAGGCCAGACGAAGCGACCGCGGTCGAGCCGCTTCGCATAAAGCGACGTGCCGAGGCCGTCGTGCCACAGGATCTTCACTAGGCCACCGGTGCGTCCGCGGAAGATGTACAGGTCGCCCGCGTGCGGGTCGCGGCGCAGCCCCTGCTGCACCTGCAGCGCCAGCCCGTGCATGCCTTTACGCATATCGGTGTGACCGGTTGCGAGCCAGATCCGGACGCCACCCGGGACCGGGATCACCGCGCCAGCGACCGCAACACCGCCGTTACCAGCTTTGCCGGCGCGTCCGCCGCGATCCGCACGACCGAGCCACCGATCTCGACCAGCATCGCCGGCGGCGGTGATGATGCTGGCGCGACATCGCGGGGGTCGGCGCTGACAACGACCGGCGCAAAGCCCGCGCCCGCGTGGCCAGCGCCGTACAGGTCGCGACGCCACCGATAGATCTGGCTCGGTCGGACATCCGCGGCCCGCGCCACCTCAGCGACAATCGCGTCGGGCGCAAACGCCGCATCGATCAAGGCCCGCTTCTGCTCGTCGCTCCACTGGCGACGACGCTCGACACCCGAATATACCGTGACCTGGCCCATCGCACCGTCGCTAACACTGGTGCAAACACCGTCGCTTGCACCAGTGCTACGTCACCGCAGCCGTCAAATCACTCAAGGCGGCCCTCACCGGAAGCGTACGTCGCCGGTGACGTCGCAGGCCATTGATGTTGCACCAACGTCGCTCAGAGCTCCACGACACGGACGACGATTTTTTGTCCCGCCCGCTTCGATAGCCGCGTACACCTCGCTGTTCGCTACAACACCTTGGGCGGCCCTGATTAGACGGACGTTAGGCGGTGCAGTCACCGACGACCCTCTAAGGGGGAGACCGACTTTAATCCTGTGCCATCCCGCTTTTGCCGTTCGCAGTGCGGTCTCACCAGTTTGTCAGGCTTGTGGCCGGAACTCATATCTTCCGCGACGTAGATTTTTGCATGCATATCGTAACCACCCATCGCTGACAGCGAAGTTTGTGATCTACAAGGGTCAGGTGCGAACATTGGACAAAATTAATTTCGCGCATTGAAAGCATCGTGGGCATTCTCTTCAATCAAGTCGGATATTCGATCAAGTCGGATCTTCGATCACCCCCGCCACAGCCGCCCCGCGACGATCTTCACGTTTTGCCAGCAGCAGCGCTTCGTCCGCGATCGCGATCAGTCCATCCAACGTCACATTACTCGGGCCAGCGACTGCGAAGCCGGCGCTAACACCGACGTGGATGACGTGTCCCTTGGCGGTATAGGGAGCGCAGATGACGCTGCACAACCGCTGCGAGTAAAGTCGTACCTCGTGATGACTGCGCGCCGCGCGTTGCGCGACGACGAACTCATCGCCGCCGGTGCGGGCGGCGACATCGCCTGGCCCGATGACCGAGCGCACCCGTTCCGCCACTTGGCGCAGCAGGTCGTCGCCGGCAGGGTGACCAAAACGGTCATTGACCGGCTTGAAATGGTCGAGATCGAGACAGTGGACGGCAAGCCTCACGTCGTCGTGGTCGTTGAACTTCATGATCCGATCGAAACTCTCGCGAAGCCCGAGGCGGTTCGCGAGCCCGGTCAGGACATCGTGCCGCGCCACGGTCGCCATATCATCGCGCTGGGTAATCTGACCCGCCGCGACTCTATAACCGCTCCACACGCTCTCAACGCTGCCCAGTAGGAACACGGCATAGATCGCGGCCACAAGATAATCTCCGGAACGGCCGTTCAGCACCGCCGCGGCCACGACAGGCACCGCGGCAAGCAGCAGCGATACCGTGCACATTCGGGGTCGCACCAATCCGCGAACGATCACGCCAGCGCAGTAGCCGAACATCAGGGCGGCTGCGAGAGACTGAGACACCGCTGATGGGCGGCTGAAGTTCACCGCCGCGAGACCGCCAACCGCAATTGAGAAGACCCACGTGCAATAAGCGTAGCCGCGCTCCCACTGCCTCGCCTGCGCAACCGTAAGGGCCCGCTCCGACCGTCGGTCCCGAAAGGCGTATAATAAGAGCATTTTGACCGCCGACGCTGCGGCGCCGGTCACGCCGACGCTTGCCGCCAAGACGGCGATCAGGCCCGTCGAGGTACGGTAGGAGACCGCCGCCACAGTGATGAAGATCATTGCCATGATGAGCGTTGGCCAGAGCACGAGAAAGAGGGCGGACACCAGCTCGACGTATACGCCGTCCGGCTCGGAGCCGGGATCAAAGTAAGCTTGCATTTTTCGTGTTCGCATGGCGGCGGTTAAAAAGGATGAAGAGAGGCTCGCAGACATACGATTTTGGTCACGCGCCCCATTCAACGTCATTGCCTAACGTGCGAGCAGGATCGTAAACTAGGGCGACCAAGCCGTATTAGGCCGAGGGGAGTTTGCAAGTTAGGCGTTCGCCTAATCCGCCTCCGAACCGCCTTATTCAACCTGAAGCGAGCGACGATAGTCCACGTCAGGTCGTGGCTACATAGCAGCTGCAAAATATGGCCTACGCAAACGAGCCGATCGCGTGCCGGTTGCGGGGGCGTTGCATTCGCCATCACCTTTTCATGCTACATCTTCGGAGTTATTGCGCTTTTTGGTCGCCGCTTGGCTCGATTAACGGTTTAGCGCCGTTGCACCTGAAACCGAACGGAGCGAGTTTTCGTGCGGTCAAGTATGCTTGTCGCTTCGCGTTGATGCGGTATCGCCCGCTGACAATGAAAGCCTCGGTCATGTTCGATGGTCTCGCCTCTGAATCGACGGTCGCGCCACATGAGCGTTAACCCGACTTTTGACTGTGCCTGGCCCACCGGAACGGTGACAGACCTAATCGACGGCCCGTTCATGACGCCTGCGACCAGCACGGCGCTTCGCACACGGCTGGACTCTAAGCCGCGAACCGGTGTCGCAGTTTTCGACGCCGGCCAGTTCAAAGCTTTGGAAGCGATCGCGGCGCGGCTTCTGCCCCAAGGTGGACGCTCCGCACCGATCGACCATGCGCGCGAAATGCACGACCGGTTGGCTAGTGGCAGCGGCGACGGCTGGCGTTTTGCGAAGCTTCCGAACGACATCGAGGCGCATCAGCGCGGTCTTTCCGCCGTCGACGCGGCAGCGGACGCCGGTTACGGCAGGACATTCGCGCAATTGTCGGTATCCCAACAGGACGATCTACTTCGTGAGATCCAGTTCGGCCGCGTGAGTGCTCCCGGTTGGGGAGAGCTTGATCCGGCGCTGTGGTTCACGGAGCTGTTGTCGCTGCTCGTCGACATCGATTATTCGCATCCTGCCGCTCAGGAAGAAATCGGCTACCTCGGGATGGCTGACGCTCGCGGCTGGCAGGATGTCGGCATCGGCGCGCGAGCGCCGCACGAGCCCGAGCCCTTGGCGAAAGAAACATCATCCCAATCATGACCAATCGTTTTGCGGCCAACGACCCTGTCGATGCTGTCGTCATCGGAACGGGCGCAGGCGGCGCACCGCTGTTGGCCAGGCTAGCCGCCGCCGGGCTCAAGGTCGTGGCTCTCGAGGCTGGTGTCCACTGGTCACCCGCGGCCGACTTCGCGACCGACGAAGAGGCTCAAAACAAGCTTTTTTGGATGGACGAACGGTTGAGCGGCGGTGATGACCCGCTGGCTTTCGGCAAGAACAATTCGGGTATCGGCGTCGGCGGCTCGACGCTTCACTACACGGCATACGTGCCGCGCGCGCAGCCAGACGATTTTCGCCTCCGGACGGAATTCGGCGTCGGTGCGGACTGGCCGATCGACTACGACGACCTGGCCCCCTATTATGACGAGATTGAGGCTTTTCTCGGCGTTTCGGGCCCTGCGCATTATCCGTGGGGGCCGCCGCGCGCTACAAGCTACCCGCTCGCGCCGCTGCCGCTGAACGGTGCCGCCCAATTGATGGAGCGGGCGTGCGGCACCCTTGGTATCCGCACATCGGCGGCCGCCAACGCCGCGCTGTCGGGGTCGTATTTTCAGCCCGGCGTCGGATGGCGGCCTGCGTGTAGCAATCGCGGTTTCTGCCAGGCGGGCTGCTCAACCGGCGCCAAGGCGAGCATGGATGTCACGTATATCCCGCTTGCTCTGATGCACGGTGCCGAGTTGCGCACCGAGTGCTTCGTGACAAGTTTCGAACGTAATCGGACAGGTGCGGTAACCGGCGTGGTGTATACCCACAGGGGCGCCGAGCACCGCCAGAAATGCGTTCACGCCTTTCTGTGTGCAGGTGCAATCGAGACGCCACGGTTGTTGATGATCAATGACATGGCAAATGCCAGTGGCCAACTCGGCAAGAACTTCATGGCGCACACAGGCATGCAGGTTTGGGGATCGTTCGACGATATGATCCGCCCGTACAAGGGCATTCCCGGCGGCTTGATCTCGGAAGATACGCACCGTCCTGCCGACGCCGACTTCGCCGGAGGCTACTTGCTCCAATCGATCGGCGTCATGCCTCTGACCTATGCCGGCCAGATAGCGCGCGGTCGCGGATTATGGGGCGAGGATCTAAGGCGGCACATGCGCGGCTATAATCATGTCGCTGGCATCAACATTCTCGGCGATTGCCTGCCTCACAGCGGTAATGAAATGGTGCTTTCGGATGAACTCGACGCACGTGGCCTTCCTAAGCCGCTGATCCGTTTCACGGCTGGCGACAATGAACGCCGCCTTACCGCCCACGCCGAGCGTGTCATGCGGCAGATCTGGGACGCCGCGGGTGCGCACGACGTCTGGTCGTTCGACCGTTTCGCCCATACAATCGGCACCGCGCGAATGGGTGACGATCGCGCGACCTCGGTTGTCGACGCCGACGGTAGGGTCCACGACGTCCCCGGCCTGACAATCTGCGACAATTCGGTGTTCCCGAGTGCGCTCGCCGCGAATCCCGCGCTGACGATCATGGCGCTGTCGCTGCGAACTGCGGACCGCTTCCTGAGCCGGAACAAGCGTGGAGACACCTGATGGCCACTGGTTTTCTCGATATGGTCAAGCGCAAGTTCGGTGACGGCAACTACGCCGGGGACGAGTTCGGCGGTGCGCGCGGTGGCGACGGCAGCGGCCTGCCTACGGGCAATGCTAGCAACTTCATGTTCGCAACGGGTATCGAATGCTCCAATCCTACCATCGACAATGGGCGCACGCGGCGCGACCAGTTGCTCGAATGCGGTCATTACGATCGCTGGCGTGACGACCTGCGCCTGACCTCCGAGCTCGGCATCAAGGTCTTGCGCTACGGCCTTCCGATCCACCGTGTCTGGCTGGGGCCGGGCAAGTTCGAATGGGAGTTCGCCGATCTTGTGATGGCCGAAATCAAGCGGCTGGGCATCACCCCGATACTCGATCTCTGCCATTTCGGAGTTCCGGACTGGATCGGCAATTTCCAGAACCCCGACTTCCCCATGCTTTTCCACGGTTATTGCGATGCCGTTGCGGAACGCTATCCATGGGTGCGCTATTACACGCCGGTCAATGAAATCTACGTCAATGCGCGCCTGTCGGCGAAAGACGGGTTGTGGAACGAGCAGCGCAAGGATGATCGAAGCTTTGTCAATGCACTCAAACATTGCGTTGCCGCCAGCATTCTTGGCAATCAGGCGATTGCGGCGCGCCGTCCGGACTGCGTCATCGTGCAGTCGGAAAGCGCCGAGTATCTGCATGAGGCGCGGGCGACGGTTTCCGACGCGGTGCGGCTGCAGAACAAGCAGCGCTTCATCGCGCTCGACCTGCTCTACGCTTTTCCGTTCGACGCCGAGGTCGACCACTGGATGGCAGACAACGGGCTGACGCGCGAGGAATACGACTGGTTCATGGCCGGCGAGCCGCCGGGGTATCAGATCATGGGCAACGATTATTACGGGCACAACGAACGCATTCTGAAGCCCGACGGCGGGATGTGCCCAGCCGAAGATGTGCTCGGCTGGTACAACATCACACGCGCCTATCACGATCGCTACAAAAAACCCGTTATGCACACCGAGACGAACGTCTTCGACGCTGCCGCCGCGCCGACTTGGCTGTGGAAGCAGTGGATGAATGTCCTGAAGATGCGCCGCGACGGAGTGCCGGTACTCGGTTTCACTTGGTACAGTCTAATCGACCAGATCGACTGGGATACGGCGCTTGGCGTCAAGAACGGCAACGTCAACCCATGCGGCCTCTACGATCTCGACCGCAATCCACGCCCGGTTGCAGCTGCCTATCGTATGCTGCTCGAGGAGTTCGGGCAGATTACGATCGTACCGCATGGCGAGTTGTTCGAAACGACGACGATGCCGGCCAAGCTCAAGGTTGAGGTCTGAACAATATATCCGGGCGTTCAGGTTAAATCAGATACATGAATTGAGGCGACCATGACCGAGACTGTTGGCGATTTTATCATCGAACGACTTCACGACTGGGGCGTCCGGCTGATGTTCGGCTACCCGGGCGACGGCATCAACGGTACCTTTGCCGCTTTGCAGCGTGTTGAAGGGCGGATCGGCTACGTTCAGGCGCGGCACGAGGAAATGGCGGCGTTCATGGCATCGGCGTATGCTAAGTTCAGCGGCACGATGGGCGTCTGCATTTCGACCGGCGGCCCGGGCGCGTCGCATATGGTCACCGGACTGTACGATGCGAAGCTCGACCACCAGCCGGTTTTGGCGATCACTGGTCAGGCCGCGCAGACTGTCCGGGGCGCCCATTACCAGCAGGAACTCAATCTCGACCGCCTGTTCGCCGACGTTGCCGATTATGTCCAGGAGGTCGTCGCTCCAGCGCAGACGCGTCATGTTATCGACCAGGCATGCCGTGTCGCCCAGGCCAATCGCGCGCCGACCGTCGTCATCTTGCCCGCCGATTTGCAGATGCAGGCCATGGAGCAGCCGATGCGTGAACATGGTTTCGTCCGGTCGGGTGTTGGCTATGCTTATCCTAAGATCGTGCCCTACGACACCGAACTGAGCCATGCGGCGGCGGTGCTCAATGCTGGTACAAGGGTCGCTATCCTGATCGGCGCGGGCGCGATGCACGCGCACGACGAGGTTATTGCGGTTGCTGACGCACTCGGGGCCGGCGTTGCCAAGGCGCTTCTCGGCAAAGCGGCGCTGCCCGACGACCTGCCGTTCGT containing:
- a CDS encoding ribokinase, yielding MRLAAATVSVLGSINLDVVFRVARLPRRGETLSASSMMRNMGGKGANQAVAAARAGATVRMSGAVGDDIEGRMLVQMLQQEGIDCSEIRYVASAPTGTAYIAVDDLGENHIVVSAGANAVGEMEVVTEARVLLAQLETPLASVAAFLSNRRAGSVTVLNAAPFHGDAFALLTLADIVVLNEIELAGYCRERDPPRSPRHAAEMAVTILNGDDQRIVVTLGKAGSVTVDRQGVSFASAGVADVVDTTGAGDCFCGFLAAGMAAERTLATSIADAHRAAAISVGRSGAASSIPFFGELSAARWPVA
- a CDS encoding IS66 family transposase — encoded protein: MEALSPADIIALRQALDEARSDAAVARADAANARAINSDLEARIALQALQIAMLKRDRFGQRSERSRRLIDQMELVFEEAEATAAADEAAAARAAAKTTTVTAFVRALPSRQPLPAHLPRERVVIPSPTCCAGCGSDRLSKLGEDVTETLEVIPRRWKVIQTVRERFACRACERVSQPPAPFHVTPRGLFGASMLAMLLFEKFGQHQPLNRQRDRYAHEGVDLSLSTLADQVGACTAALKPLHRLIEAHVLAAERLHGDDTTVPVLAKVKTDIGRIWTYIRDDRPFGGPAPPAALFHYSRDRRGEHPRDHLAHYNGILQADAYAGYNELFKPGRSAGQVTRALCWAHARRKFFVLADVATQVKRKPDIAPVISPLALEAVARIDRIFDIERAICGKTAEGRLAVRQELVTPIVTELEHWLRQQRATLARHNPVAVAINYMLKDWPAFTRFLADGRICLTNNAAERALRGVALGRKSWLFAGSDRGGQRAAFMYSLIVTAKLNDIDPQAWLADVLARIADLPQQRLAELLPWNWRPDTSDVPLAQAA
- the tnpB gene encoding IS66 family insertion sequence element accessory protein TnpB (TnpB, as the term is used for proteins encoded by IS66 family insertion elements, is considered an accessory protein, since TnpC, encoded by a neighboring gene, is a DDE family transposase.) encodes the protein MIPVPGGVRIWLATGHTDMRKGMHGLALQVQQGLRRDPHAGDLYIFRGRTGGLVKILWHDGLGTSLYAKRLDRGRFVWPSATDGVVAISASQMACMLEGIDWRNPQHTWRPSAAG
- a CDS encoding transposase, which gives rise to MGQVTVYSGVERRRQWSDEQKRALIDAAFAPDAIVAEVARAADVRPSQIYRWRRDLYGAGHAGAGFAPVVVSADPRDVAPASSPPPAMLVEIGGSVVRIAADAPAKLVTAVLRSLAR
- a CDS encoding GGDEF domain-containing protein → MTLNGARDQNRMSASLSSSFLTAAMRTRKMQAYFDPGSEPDGVYVELVSALFLVLWPTLIMAMIFITVAAVSYRTSTGLIAVLAASVGVTGAAASAVKMLLLYAFRDRRSERALTVAQARQWERGYAYCTWVFSIAVGGLAAVNFSRPSAVSQSLAAALMFGYCAGVIVRGLVRPRMCTVSLLLAAVPVVAAAVLNGRSGDYLVAAIYAVFLLGSVESVWSGYRVAAGQITQRDDMATVARHDVLTGLANRLGLRESFDRIMKFNDHDDVRLAVHCLDLDHFKPVNDRFGHPAGDDLLRQVAERVRSVIGPGDVAARTGGDEFVVAQRAARSHHEVRLYSQRLCSVICAPYTAKGHVIHVGVSAGFAVAGPSNVTLDGLIAIADEALLLAKREDRRGAAVAGVIEDPT
- a CDS encoding gluconate 2-dehydrogenase subunit 3 family protein, whose protein sequence is MTPATSTALRTRLDSKPRTGVAVFDAGQFKALEAIAARLLPQGGRSAPIDHAREMHDRLASGSGDGWRFAKLPNDIEAHQRGLSAVDAAADAGYGRTFAQLSVSQQDDLLREIQFGRVSAPGWGELDPALWFTELLSLLVDIDYSHPAAQEEIGYLGMADARGWQDVGIGARAPHEPEPLAKETSSQS
- a CDS encoding GMC family oxidoreductase produces the protein MMTNRFAANDPVDAVVIGTGAGGAPLLARLAAAGLKVVALEAGVHWSPAADFATDEEAQNKLFWMDERLSGGDDPLAFGKNNSGIGVGGSTLHYTAYVPRAQPDDFRLRTEFGVGADWPIDYDDLAPYYDEIEAFLGVSGPAHYPWGPPRATSYPLAPLPLNGAAQLMERACGTLGIRTSAAANAALSGSYFQPGVGWRPACSNRGFCQAGCSTGAKASMDVTYIPLALMHGAELRTECFVTSFERNRTGAVTGVVYTHRGAEHRQKCVHAFLCAGAIETPRLLMINDMANASGQLGKNFMAHTGMQVWGSFDDMIRPYKGIPGGLISEDTHRPADADFAGGYLLQSIGVMPLTYAGQIARGRGLWGEDLRRHMRGYNHVAGINILGDCLPHSGNEMVLSDELDARGLPKPLIRFTAGDNERRLTAHAERVMRQIWDAAGAHDVWSFDRFAHTIGTARMGDDRATSVVDADGRVHDVPGLTICDNSVFPSALAANPALTIMALSLRTADRFLSRNKRGDT
- a CDS encoding family 1 glycosylhydrolase; amino-acid sequence: MVKRKFGDGNYAGDEFGGARGGDGSGLPTGNASNFMFATGIECSNPTIDNGRTRRDQLLECGHYDRWRDDLRLTSELGIKVLRYGLPIHRVWLGPGKFEWEFADLVMAEIKRLGITPILDLCHFGVPDWIGNFQNPDFPMLFHGYCDAVAERYPWVRYYTPVNEIYVNARLSAKDGLWNEQRKDDRSFVNALKHCVAASILGNQAIAARRPDCVIVQSESAEYLHEARATVSDAVRLQNKQRFIALDLLYAFPFDAEVDHWMADNGLTREEYDWFMAGEPPGYQIMGNDYYGHNERILKPDGGMCPAEDVLGWYNITRAYHDRYKKPVMHTETNVFDAAAAPTWLWKQWMNVLKMRRDGVPVLGFTWYSLIDQIDWDTALGVKNGNVNPCGLYDLDRNPRPVAAAYRMLLEEFGQITIVPHGELFETTTMPAKLKVEV